A genomic window from Onychostoma macrolepis isolate SWU-2019 chromosome 22, ASM1243209v1, whole genome shotgun sequence includes:
- the aspn gene encoding asporin, translated as MKVLLLLTLLTLCHAKPYTPINVMDFIKHHDIMQQDVGDFDDDDDDDDDDDDHHYDDYDDNFVSDCPEGCRCSKKVLQCSDQGLTKVPKDIPANTLLVDLQNNDITEIKEDDFKGLDNLYALFLLNNQISKIHPKAFRNMNKLKILHLSYNLLSQMPENLPTGIQSLRLHDNKISRLPKGAFRGMQNLNVLELSANPIANSGIDPGAFDDMATLYLRIAEARLTAIPKDLPSSLTELHLDYNKIAKVESEDFLRLKSLQRLWLDFNQIKYVENGSLTAISKVREIHLDNNKLKKVPPGLNNLKYLQVVYLHANSISYVGVNDFCPSRTRVKKSLYTRISLYANPVKYWEIQPPTFRCVSSHNSVQLGNHRK; from the exons ATGAAGGTACTTTTACTACTCACCCTGCTGACGTTATGTCACGCCAAACCATACACGCCTATCAACGTAATGGATTTCATCAAGCATCATGACATCATGCAACAAGACGTGGGTGattttgatgatgatgatgatgacgatgacGACGATGACGACCACCATTACGACGATTACGATGACAACTTTGTTTCGGACTGTCCCGAAGGGTGTCGGTGCTCAAAGAAAGTTCTGCAGTGTTCAGATCAAG GTCTGACCAAGGTGCCAAAGGACATTCCTGCAAACACGTTGCTCGTCGATCTCCAAAACAATGACATCACGGAAATCAAGGAAGATGATTTCAAAGGCTTGGATAATCTCTAT GCCCTGTTTCTGCTCAATAACCAGATATCAAAAATTCACCCAAAGGCCTTTCGCAACATGAACAAACTCAAGATTCTCCACCTGTCTTACAACCTGCTGTCACAAATGCCTGAGAACCTTCCCACGGGCATTCAGTCACTGCGACTGCACGACAACAAGATCAGCCGACTTCCAAAAGGAGCATTTAGAGGAATGCAAAACCTAAATGTTTTAG AACTGAGTGCAAATCCAATTGCAAACAGTGGGATTGACCCAGGGGCTTTTGACGACATGGCGACTCTCTACTTGAGAATAGCTGAAGCGAGGCTTACAGCTATCCCTAAAG ATTTGCCATCTTCCCTCACTGAACTTCACTTGGACTATAACAAGATTGCCAAAGTAGAGTCAGAGGATTTTTTGAGATTAAAAAGTCTACAAAG GCTGTGGCTTGACTTCAATCAAATCAAGTACGTGGAGAACGGAAGCCTCACTGCCATTTCCAAAGTCAGAGAAATTCATTTGGATAACAATAAACTGAAGAAAGTTCCTCCAGGCTTGAACAACCTGAAATATCTGCAG GTGGTGTACTTACATGCCAACAGCATCAGTTATGTTGGAGTAAATGACTTTTGCCCTTCGAGAACCCGGGTTAAGAAATCCCTCTACACTAGGATCAGTTTATATGCGAACCCAGTAAAATACTGGGAGATTCAGCCACCCACTTTTCGGTGCGTTTCCAGCCACAATTCGGTGCAACTGGGTAACCACAGAAAGTGA